Proteins from a single region of Deltaproteobacteria bacterium:
- a CDS encoding ATP-binding cassette domain-containing protein, producing MLKVERLESGYGPMQVLWEPSLEVKKGTITSLLGPNGAGKSTLLWSIFGSVQPWRGKVELEGADITFTPTHKKVELGITLVPEGKHLFKGMTVQENLTMGAYRREALRNIDQSLDLVYSLFPILEERKEQVAGSLSGGQQQMVTIGRALMTKPQLIMLDEPSQGLAPKLVMEVFETIHKLKEDVGLTILLVEQNVSASLDASDYVYIMHEGRIKAEGMPDEIRRSEEIREAYLGI from the coding sequence ATGCTGAAAGTTGAGAGGCTAGAATCCGGGTACGGCCCCATGCAGGTTCTGTGGGAGCCATCACTGGAGGTGAAAAAAGGGACCATTACGTCCCTCCTGGGGCCGAACGGTGCCGGAAAATCGACACTTTTGTGGTCCATCTTCGGATCGGTGCAGCCCTGGAGGGGGAAGGTCGAATTAGAGGGCGCCGACATCACCTTCACGCCGACCCACAAGAAGGTCGAGCTGGGGATTACCCTCGTGCCGGAGGGAAAGCACCTCTTCAAGGGTATGACGGTGCAGGAAAACCTCACCATGGGCGCCTACCGGCGGGAAGCTCTGCGCAACATCGACCAGTCTCTCGATCTGGTCTACTCCCTCTTTCCGATCCTCGAGGAGAGAAAGGAGCAGGTGGCGGGATCGCTGAGCGGGGGCCAGCAGCAGATGGTCACCATCGGCAGGGCACTGATGACGAAACCCCAGCTGATCATGCTCGACGAGCCCAGCCAGGGGCTCGCTCCAAAGCTGGTCATGGAGGTCTTCGAAACAATCCACAAACTGAAGGAAGACGTGGGGCTCACCATTTTGCTCGTGGAGCAGAACGTGAGCGCATCGCTCGACGCTTCCGATTACGTGTACATCATGCACGAAGGACGCATCAAGGCGGAAGGGATGCCGGACGAAATCAGACGTTCGGAAGAAATACGGGAAGCATACCTCGGTATCTGA
- a CDS encoding ATP-binding cassette domain-containing protein, translating to MTLLRLENITKRFGGLVAVDSVSLEVDHGEIIAIVGPNGAGKTTLFNVINGVFFPDEGRIFFEEKDITMLPPYRRAPLGIGRTFQIPRPYASASVRENIAIGGMFGSQGHKLSVDECMDMADRYIEMIGLTEHRNKPAGALTPTEKKLVEIARALAMRPKLLLMDEAMAGMNPKDIDYMVDLIKQIKEVEKIAIVAQVEHIMRAVARLAERVMVMHQGAKLVDETTEQALSDPRVVEVYLGHPPEEKDAES from the coding sequence ATGACCCTTTTACGGCTGGAGAACATAACGAAGCGGTTCGGCGGACTCGTTGCCGTGGACAGCGTGAGCCTTGAAGTCGACCATGGGGAGATCATCGCCATCGTCGGGCCCAACGGCGCGGGGAAAACCACCCTCTTCAACGTCATAAACGGCGTGTTCTTCCCCGATGAGGGAAGGATATTCTTCGAGGAAAAGGACATAACCATGCTGCCCCCCTACAGGAGGGCTCCCCTCGGTATAGGGAGGACATTCCAGATACCCCGGCCGTATGCCTCAGCCAGTGTGAGAGAGAACATCGCCATTGGCGGGATGTTCGGGTCACAGGGGCACAAACTGAGCGTCGATGAATGCATGGACATGGCAGACCGGTATATCGAGATGATCGGACTCACCGAGCACCGGAACAAACCGGCCGGGGCCCTGACGCCGACGGAGAAAAAGCTCGTCGAGATCGCAAGAGCCCTGGCGATGAGGCCGAAGCTCCTTTTGATGGACGAGGCGATGGCCGGGATGAACCCCAAAGATATCGACTATATGGTCGATTTGATCAAGCAGATAAAAGAGGTGGAAAAGATCGCCATCGTCGCCCAGGTCGAACACATCATGAGGGCAGTCGCGAGGCTTGCGGAAAGGGTCATGGTCATGCACCAGGGGGCGAAACTCGTCGACGAGACCACCGAACAGGCTTTGAGCGATCCCCGGGTGGTCGAGGTTTATCTCGGACACCCGCCGGAGGAAAAGGATGCTGAAAGTTGA